A stretch of Aedes aegypti strain LVP_AGWG chromosome 2, AaegL5.0 Primary Assembly, whole genome shotgun sequence DNA encodes these proteins:
- the LOC5574060 gene encoding coiled-coil domain-containing protein 58: protein MNFKYECGDFSQFQEQLKKMRDLDDKIIYALNTSLPTESFKGQVNPEAKCRELHKQLEAGYGDRQEAIKKCILVCADSVKQLKEKREESRDDVVLNKQFKTEQRKLRLLQAELSVEDIIRERTQKTFRERCRLFVNFDTL from the exons ATGAATTTCAAATATGAATGTGGAGATTTCTCACAATTCCAG GAACAACTAAAGAAAATGCGTGATCTGGATGATAAAATCATCTACGCGCTAAACACGTCGTTGCCCACGGAATCCTTCAAGGGACAGGTCAACCCGGAAGCGAAATGCCGGGAACTGCACAAACAGCTCGAGGCGGGCTACGGAGACCGGCAGGAAGCCATCAAGAAGTGCATCCTGGTGTGTGCCGATTCCGTGAAACAGCTGAAGGAGAAGCGCGAGGAGAGCCGGGACGACGTGGTGCTGAATAAGCAGTTTAAGACTGAACAGAGAAAG ctgCGATTATTGCAAGCCGAACTCAGCGTCGAAGATATCATCCGAGAACGCACTCAAAAAACCTTCAGGGAACGATGCCGGCTATTCGTGAACTTCGATACACTGTAA
- the LOC110675903 gene encoding DNA repair protein SWI5 homolog, whose product MSSTPSKNMTKEADKGSSPSRDASERDKTELMDMMHRYNDIKDATQKVLGALAVMEGATVKEMHVRYNLPLDS is encoded by the coding sequence ATGTCGAGCACACCATCGAAGAACATGACGAAAGAAGCAGATAAGGGATCATCTCCATCTCGTGATGCAAGCGAACGAGATAAAACAGAACTTATGGACATGATGCACCGATACAACGATATTAAGGATGCCACACAAAAAGTACTCGGAGCGCTGGCAGTGATGGAGGGAGCCACCGTGAAGGAGATGCACGTCCGGTACAACTTGCCGCTGGACTCgtga